The Streptomyces nigra genome includes the window CCGGCAGGAGTACCCGTCGGCCAGGACGACGGCGTCCTCGCCCGCGTCCCGCACCGCGGGAAGCAGTTGCTCCTCCGCGCAGGCCACGGACACGTCGTAGTGGCCCTTCTCGAAGCCGAAGTTCCCCGCGAGACCGCAGCAGCCGCCGCTCAGTCCGCCCGTGAGACCCGCCGCCTCGCGCAGCCGGCGGTCGGGCGCGTCGCCGAGGACGGCGTGCTGGTGGCAGTGGGTCTGCCCGACCGCCGGCCGCCCGATCCGGGGCGGCGCCCAGCCGGGCGCGTACCGCTCCAGGGCCTCGGCGAAGGTCAGGACGCGCCCGGCGAGGCGGTGGGCGCGGGGGTCGTCGTGCAGCAGCTCGGGCAGGTCGGTGCGCAGGGACGCGGCGCAGCTGGGCTCCAGCACGACCACCGGGGTGTCCCGCTCCAGCAGCGGCTCCATCAGGTCGAGGGTGCGCCGCAGCACCGCGCGGGCCCGGTCGAGCTGGCCGGTGGAGACGTACGTCAGTCCGCAGCAGACCCGTTGCCGGCCGCGCAGCACGGACAGCGGGTCCATGGCCACCGCCACGCCCTCGCCCGGCCCGGACGGGGTCATCCGCACCGTCGGCGGCAGCGCCACCCGCAGTCCGGCCGCCTCCAGCACCCGGACGGCCGCCTGCCCGACGGACGGCGACAGATGCTCGGTGAAGGTGTCCGGCCACAGCACGACCAGCTCTCCGCCCGCCGGGGCCGCAGGTTTCTCCCGGCTCTCCCACCAGCGGCTGAAGGTACGGGTCGCGAGCCTCGGGAGCCGCCGCCCGGGCGCGATCCCGCCGAGGCGTTTCGCGAGCGCGGCCAGCGGCCGGACCGAGGCGAGGGAGTTGACCAGGGCCGCCGTCCGCGTCCGGTCCACCAGGCGCAGCCAGCGGGGCAGCCGGCCCATGCTGTGGTGCGCGGCGGGGCGGCGCCGGCCGGCGTAGTGGTGGTGCAGGAACTCCGCCTTGTACGTGGCCATGTCCACCCCGACCGGGCAGTCGGAGCGGCATCCCTTGCAGGCGAGGCACAGGTCCAGCGCGTCACGCACCTCGCCCGAACGCCACCCGTCGGTCACCAGTTCCCCGGCGAGCATCTCGTGCAGCAGCCGGGCCCGCCCGCGCGTGGAGTGCTCCTCGGCGCCGGTCGCCCGGAACGACGGGCACATCACGCCCGGCCCGCCCACCGACGTCGTACGGCACTTGGCGACGCCGACGCAGCGCCGGACGGCCGCCGCGAAGTCGCCGCCGTCCGCCGGGTAGCCGAACGCGACGTCCACGGGCTCCCGGGGCAGGACCGCGAAGCGCAGGTTGGCGTCGAGGGGTGCGGGGCGCACCAGCATCCCGGGGTTGAGCAGGTCGTCGGGGTCCCATACGCCCTTGGCGCGCTCGAAGAGACGGACCGTCTCCTCGCCGTACATCCGAGGCAGCAGTTCGGCGCGGGCCTGCCCGTCGCCGTGCTCCCCGGACAGCGAGCCCCCGTGCGCGACGACCAGGTCCGCCAGTTCCTCGGAGAAGCGCCGGAAGCGGCCGACGCCCCGGTCGGTGAGCAGGTCGAAGTCGATACGGATGTGGATGCAGCCGTCCCCGAAGTGCCCGTACGGCGCCCCGCGCAGCCCGTGGGCGGCCAGCAGCGCCCGGAACTCCCGCAGATACGCCCCCAGCCGCGCCGGTGGCACCGCGCAGTCCTCCCAGCCGGGCCACGCCTCGGTGCCGTCCGGCATCCGGGTCGCCGTGCCGGAGGCGTCCTCCCGCAGCCGCCACAGGGCCCGCTGCCCGGCCGGGTCGGTGACGACGGCGGCGTCCACGACGTCGGCGGCGCGCACGATCGTCTCCGCATGCGCGCGTGCCTCGCCCTCGGACTCCCCGCCCGTCTCCACGAACAGCCAGGCGCCGCCGCGGGGCAGCGCGGCCGACGCGGGGACGAGGTCGGCGGCCATGCCCTCCACGGTGAGCGGGCCGAGCGGCAGCAGCCCGGCGGCCGCCTCGGCGGCGGCGCTCTCGTCGGCGTACGCCAGCACGGCGAGCGCCCGCGCGCGGGGCGCCGGCACCAGCCGTACGACCGCCTCGGTGACGATGCCCAGGGTGCCCTCGCTGCCGCAGAACGAGCGGGCCACATCGGCGCCGTGCTCGGGCAGCAGCGCGTCCAGCGCGTACCCGGAGATCCGGCGGGGCAGCTCGGGGAAGCCGGTGCGCAGCCGGGCCAGGTCCCCCTCGACCAGGGCGCGCAGCCCGTCCGGCGCGCCCGCCCAGTCCCGCCCGAGCCGCAGCCGCTCGCCGCGCGCGGTGAGCACGTCCAGCTCCCGCACGCTGTCGGCGGTCGTCCCCCACGCCACGGAGTGGGCGCCGCAGGAGTTGTTCCCGATCATGCCGCCGAGCGTGCACCGGCTGTGCGTGGACGGGTCGGGGCCGAAGCGCAGCCCGTGCGGGGCCGCGGCCTCCTGGAGCCGGTCCAGGACGAGGCCGGGCTGGACGACGGCGGTGCGCGTCTGCGGGTCCAGCGACACCAGCCGGTCCATGTGTCGCGTGAAGTCCAGGACGACCCCGGTGCCGGTGGCCTGTCCGGCGATGGACGTGCCGCCGCCCCGCGCCACCACCGGCACCCTGTGCTCCCGGCACACCGCCAGCGCGGCGGCGATGTCGTCGGCGTCCATGGGGGCCACCACCCCCAGCGGGACACGCCGGTAGTTCGACGCGTCCATGGTCGTCAGGGCACGGGACATGACGTCGAACCCGACCTCGCCCCGGACCGCCGCGCGCAGTTCCCTCTCCAGTTCGCCCATACGTCCACTCAACCAGCCCGCCGTCTCACCGGACGGACGAGGTTTCGCCGGGGTTTCCTCCACCGGCTACCCTCCGTGTCGTGGCTGAGATCCAGATTCCCGCTGACATCAAGCCCGCCGACGGACGTTTCGGCGCGGGCCCCTCCAAGGTGCGGACGGAAGCGCTGGACGCGCTGGCCGCGACCGGTACCTCCCTGCTGGGCACCTCCCACCGCCAGGCTCCCGTCAAGAACCTGGTCGGCCAGGTGCGCGAGGGCATCAAGAGCCTGTTCTCCCTGCCCGACGGCTACGAGGTGATCCTCGGCAACGGCGGCTCCACCGCCTTCTGGGACATCGCGACGCACGGCCTGATCGAGAACAGGTCGCAGCACCTGAACTTCGGCGAGTTCTCCTCGAAGTTCGCCAAGGCCGCCAAGCTGGCCCCGTGGCTCGCCGAGCCGGACGTCATCGTCTCCGAGCCGGGCACGCACCCCGAGGCCGTCGCACAGCAGGGCGTGGACGTCTACGCCTTCACGCACAACGAGACCTCCACCGGTGTCGCCATGCCGATCAAGCGCGTGGCCGGCGCCGACGAGGGCTCCCTGGTCCTGGTCGACGCCACCTCCGGCGCGGGCGGCCTGCCGGTCGACATCGCCGAGACGGACGTCTACTACTTCGCCCCGCAGAAGTCCTTCGCCTCCGACGGCGGCCTGTGGATCGGCGTGTTCTCCCCGGCCGCGATCGAGCGCGCCGAGCGCATCCACGCGTCCGGCCGCCACATCCCGGAGTTCTTCTCCCTGCCGACGGCGATCGACAACTCCCGCAAGAACCAGACGTACAACACCCCGGCGCTCGCCACCCTCTTCCTGCTGAACCAGCAGCTGGAGTGGATCAACGGCCAGGGCGGCCTGGACTGGGCGGTCCGCCGCACGGCGACCTCCGCCCGCACGCTGTACGGCTGGGCCGAGGACATCAAGTACGCGAACCCGTTCGTCACCGACCCGGCCAAGCGCTCGCAGGTCATCGGCACGATCGACTTCACGGACGAGGTGGACGCCGCCGCCGTCGCCAAGGTGCTGCGCGCCAACGGCATCGTCGACACCGAGCCGTACCGCAAGCTGGGCCGCAACCAGCTGCGCGTCGCGATGTTCCCGGCGATCGACCCGTCGGACATCGAGGCGCTCACCAAGTGCGTCGACTACGTCATCGAGAAGCTCTGACCTTCCCGCGTACGTGACGAAGGGGGCGCCCGGCGAGTGTCGCCGGGCGCCCCCTGTCGTTGTGTCGGTCGATCAGCGGGCGGAGCCCAGGATCGCGCTCAGGGTGCCGGCGCCGGCCGCCTTCCGCGCCGCGGGCTGCGGCGTCGGGTCGGGGAGCTTGTCGCACACCGCGTCGACCGTGCCCTTGCCGTGCGGGACCTTGCCGTTGGTGAGGTACGCCGCGAGGTGCTTGTCGAGGCAGGCGTTGCCGCTCAGCGTGATGCCGTGGTTGCCGCCGCCCTGCTCCACCACCAGGCTGGAGTTCTTCAGCAGCCGGTGCATGGTGACACCGCCCTGGTAGGGCGTGGCCGCGTCGTCCGTCGCCTGGAACAGCAGCACCGGCGGGAGCTTGCTGTTGGAGACGTTCACCGGCTTCAGCGTCTTGGTCGGCCAGAACGCGCACGGCGCGTTGTACCAGGCGTTGTTCCAGGCCATGAACGGCGCCTTCTCGTGCACCGCCCAGTTGTCCTTGCGCCACTGCTTCCAGTCGCGCGGCCAGGAGGCGTCACGGCACTGCACGGCCGCGTAGACGCTGTAGCCGTTGTCACCGGAGGCGTCGATCGCCGCGATGTTGTCGTACGCCGTCACCAGCGCCGCCGTGTCGTGGTCGTTGACGTACGCCGCGAACGTCCTGGCCAGCGTCGGCCAGTACCCGTTGTAGTAGCCGCCCGGTATGAAGATGTCCTCCAGCTCGGAGGCGCCCACCTTGCCGCCGGCCGGCTTCTTGGCCAGGGCCGCCCGCATGGCGTACCACTTGGCCTCGATCTTCTTCGGGTTCGTGCCGAGCTTGTACGTGGCGTCGTACTTGGCGATCCACGCCATCAGGGCCTTGTGGCGCTTGTCGAAGGCGTAGTCCTGCTGGATGTTGTCCTCGTACCAGACACCGGTCGGGTCGACGATCGAGTCCAGCACCAGGCGCCGCACCCGCTCGGGGTACAGCTTGGCGTAGACGGCGCCGAGGTAGGTGCCGTACGAGTAGCCGAAGTAGTTGATCTTCGACGCGCCGAGGGCCCGGCGGATCGAGTCCATGTCCTTCACGGCGCTGACCGTGTCGATGTACGGCAGGACATCCGCGTACTTGGTGCCGCAGGCCTTGGCGAACGCCTTGGCCCGGTCGACGTTGGCCTTCTCCAGCGCCCGGGTGCTCGGCACGGAGTTGGGGCGCACCGGGTCGAAGTGGCCCGGCTTGCAGTCGAGGGCGGGCTCGCTCTCGCCCACGCCGCGCGGGTCGAAGCCGATGACGTCGTACTGGGCGGCGACCTCCTTCGGGAGGGAGGACGCGACGAACTCGGCCAGCGACAGGCCGCTGCCACCGGGACCGCCGGGGTTGACCAGCAGCGGGCCCTGGGACTTGGACGCGGTGTGCGGCACACGGGAGACGGCCAGCGTGATCTGGCGTCCGCGCGGCTTCGCGTAGTCGAGCGGCACCTTGACCGTCCCGCACTGGAGCGTGGGGGTGTCGTCCGTCCCGCACTTCTTCCAGGCGACCTTGGCGACGGCGGTCGACAGGGCCGTGCTCGCGGAGTGTGGCGAGCTGGCGTTGGCGGGAACGGCGGTGAGTGTCCCGGCCAGGACGACCGTGGCGCCGCACAGTACGGCTGCGCTTCTTCTCATGGAGTTCTCTCGCAACGGTGTCGGGGTCAGACCCACGAGTGACGCGGGCCGTGCCGCATCGTCGCCGAAGTGCGCACCGCTCATATGCGAATTCGAGCAAGACTTGACCAAATCGAGGCACAGCCCGCTCTCAGAAACCCCACGGAAAACGGGAGTTACGGCAATTCCGGACACCCGGCCGGCCCGGCTCCCCCCGCGTCAGGCGAAGGGCGGAGCCGGGCCGGGCACGACCTACCGGCTCAGCTTCTGGAACCGCCGCACCGCCAGCGGCAGGAAGATCGCCGTCAGGATCACCGGCCACACCCCGGCCATCAGCAACGCGTGCTGCTCCACCCAGGAGTCGCCGCCGCCCACCGGCGTGCCGAACAGTTCGCGGGTCGCAGCGGCCGTGGAGGAGATCGGATTCCAGGCGGCCACCCAGCCCAGCCAGTCGGGCATGAGCTGCGGGGCGACGAAGATGCTGGAGATCATCGTCAGCGGGAAGGCCACCGCGAACAGACCGCCCGCCGCCTCCGGGTTGGGAACCAGCAGACCAAGCCAGACGCCGAGCCAGATCAGTGCGAACCGCAGCCACAGCAGCAGCCCGAACGCGGCGAGGAAGCCCCAGCCGCCGTCCGGACGCCAGCCCATGGCCAGCGCGGTGAGCATCAGGATGGCCAACTCGGCGCAGGCGACGATCAGATCGGTCACCCCGCGTCCGGCCACCACCGCGGAGGACGCCATCGGCATGGAGCGGAAGCGGTCGATGACGCCCTTGGTGGAGTCGTACACCACGACGGTCGCGGTGTTGATGAAGCCGAAGGCCATGGTCATCACGAACATGCCCGGCATCAGGAAGTCCTGGTAGTCGCCGCCCCCTGGCACCTTCATCGCGCTGCCGAAGACATAGCCGTACAGAAGGACGGAAAGGATCGGGAAGCCCAACTGCCAGGCGATGTTGACCGGCTGGCGGTGGTAGTGGGTCAGGCCCCGGCGGACGATGTTCCAGCAGTCCGCGAGCGCCCAGTACACCCGGCCGCGGCCGGCCGGTCCGGTCAGGTCGAGCGCGCTCATGCCGCCGCCTCCTTCTCCGTGCGATGTCCGGTCAGGCGCAGGAACACGTCGTCGAGGCTGGGCCGGCGCAGACCGATGTCCTCGACCCGTACGCCCTCGTCCTGCAGCGTGCGGGCGACGTCCGTGAGGGCGGCCACCCGGTCGGTCACGGCGGCGTGCACCCGCAACTCGGTCTCGTCCGCCTCGGGTTCGCCGTCGGCGACCCGGGCGATGACCTTTGCCACGCGCGGGATCTCGGAGCGTTCGGCGACCACCACCTCGATCCGGTCGCCGCCGACCCGGTTCTTCAGGGCGTCCGGGGTGTCGTCGGCGATGGCCCGGCCCTGGTCGATGACGGTGATCCGGGAGGCCAGCCGGTCGGCCTCCTCCAGATACTGCGTGGTCAGCAGCACGGTCGTGCCGTCCGCGACCAACGCCCGTACCGAGTCCCACACTTCCCCGCGGCTGCGCGGGTCGAGCCCCGTCGTCGGCTCGTCCAGGAACAGCACGGCCGGGGCGAGGATCATCGACGCGGCCAGGTCCAGCCGGCGCCGCATGCCGCCGCTGTAGTCGCCGACGCCCTTGTCGGCGGCGTCGGTGAGGTCGAACTGCTCCAGCAACTCGGCGGCCCGCAGCCGGGCCCGCCGGCCGCCCAGGTGGAACAGCCGCCCGAACATCTCCAGGTTCTGCCGCCCGGTGAGCACCTCGTCCACCGCCGCGTACTGCCCGGTCAGCCCGATCCGCGCCCGCACCTCGCGCGGCCGGCGGGCCACGTCGAGCCCGGCCACGGCCGCCCGTCCGCGGTCCGCCCTGATCAGCGTCGACAGGACGCGGACGGCGGTGGTCTTGCCCGCGCCGTTCGGGCCCAGCAGTCCATGCACGGTGCCCGCGCGGACGGCGAGATCGAAACCGTCCAGGGCGCGCTTCTCGCCGTACCGCTTCTCCAGGCCCTCCGCCCGTACGGCGTGACCGTCGTCGTTCATGGGGTCCCCCTTCCATTAACCGGGTACACCGTACCCGATGGCGCGTACGGTGTACCCAGTTTTCGGACGCGGATCTAGACTGCCCGTATGAGCAGCGGTGGCGGCGGTACGGAGACCAGTGGCAGCGGCGACATCGCGCGCACCCTCGACCTGCTCTGGGGCACGGGGCAGATGCCCAGCCGGGGGCCGAAGCCGGGCCTCACCCTCGACCGCATCGTGGAGACCGCCGTCGAGGTCGCCGACCGCGACGGGATCGGCGCGCTGTCGATGCGCCGGATCGCGGCGGAGCTCGGCACCGGCGCCATGTCCCTGTACCGCTACGTCCCCGGCAAGGCGGAGCTGCTCGACCTGATGCTGGACCGGGTGCAGCGCGTCTCGGCGGACGCGGCGGAGCTCGGCGACGGCGGCTGGCGCTCGGCCCTGGAGGCCCTCGGCCGGGCGACCCTCGCCCTGTACCGGCGGCACCCCTGGCTGCTGGAGGTCAACCAGTCCCGGCCGATCCTCGGCCCGAACGCCCTGGACGGCCTGGAGAAGATGCTCGGCCGGATCAAGCCGATGGGCCTGACCGACCCGGAACTGCTGTCGGCGATCATCATGATCGACGGATACGTCGTCGGAGCCGCGCGGACCCAGCTGTACCAGGAGGAGGCGGAGCGCAGCTCGGGGCTGACGGACGCCCAGTTCTGGGAGGCCCAGCGGCCGGCGCTGGAGAAGGCCATGCTCAGCGGGCGCTACCCCGTCCTGGCCGGCCTCTCCGAGGACACCTTCGGCCCCGACTTCGACCACTTCGAGTTCGGCCTGCAGCGCATCCTGGACGGCCTGGAGGTGTTCGTCGCCCGTCGCACGGCGGGCGACGAGGACCGGGCAGGCACAGGGCGCACGGCGGGCGACGCGGACTGAGCGGCGCTCACGCCCGCCGGAACAGCCTCCGCAGGACGAAGAACACGACCAGGACGGCCAGCACCGCCACGGCACCGACCTTCAAGGTTCCGTCCGTGCCGTCGTCCCCGTCCGGGGAGGCCGAACTCCCGCCCGACGACGACGAGTCGGAGCCGGTGTCCCCCGGCGCGTCCTTCGCCACCACCGAGCTGTTCACGCCCTCGCTGCCCAGCATGATCTTGCTTCCGTCGGGCGAGTACGTCACGGACTCCCCCTGCCCGAGCGGCACGCTGACCCGCTCCAGCCGCTTGAGCTTCCCGCCGTTCCAGTCGTAGGCGAGACCCCCGAAGTAGCCGCGGACCACGAGAGTCCGCCCGTCCGGGGAGAAGGCCGCGTCGGTGGCCCACAGGTCGACCGGCGTGGTCGGCTCGAAGACGTTCGCGCCGGACGGGGAGAGCTTCTCCGGGCCCTCGTACAGATGCCCGCCGTCCTCCTGCTTGTCGATGATGTAGACGCGCCCGGTCTTCGGGTGGACCACCATCGACTCGGCGTCCCGGGTGCCGTCGGAGTACTTCACGACGTACTGCGTGGCCCGGACCGACTGGTCCTTCAGGACCTTCGGCTCGGGCAGCCGGTAGATCCACACATAGGGCCACTCCACACCGTCGTTGTCCCCGATGTCACCGACGTACAGCTGGTTGTCGGGGCCCATGGAGATCGCCTCCACGTCGCGTGGCGTCCCCACCCCGGTCAGGGTGATCCGCGCGACCGTCTTGCCGGTGGCGCTGTCGACGGCGTACAGGTAGGCGCCCGTGTCCTGGTCGTTGTGCGTCCAGTAGACGCCCTTGTGCTGGCGGGAGGCGGCCAGGCCGCTGGACTCGGTGATCCGCGGGTCCTCGATCGTGAAGTCCTCGTTCCCGTCGGCGGCGGACGCGGGCAGCGTGAGCGCACCGGTGAGCAGGACCCCGGCGAGTATGGCGAGCGGTCGGCGCATGCCCCAAGCCTGCCATCCGGCCCGGGCGTTCGGAGCGGGGCCCTCGCCGGACATCGCGCCTCGCCGGGGGCGCACGCCGCGTGGCGGGCTTCACACCCCCACCGGCTCCTCGCACCCGCGGGAGATCGTCCATCATGAGCGGATGCTCAGGTTCATGCCCGTCGGCGACTCCATGACCATCGGCAGCGCCGGCGAACACACATGGCGCTACCGCATGTGGCAGCACCTGCGGGACACCCACGGCGGCCCCTTCGCCCTCGTCGGCCCGCGCGAGACGCTGTACGACAAGGCCACCGAGTCCCCGAGCTCGTACGGGTACGCCGACCCCGAGTTCCCGCGCGCCCATCTGGCCGGCTGGGGCGAGGGCTGGCAGCACATGGTCCCGCTGATCGCCGACGCGGTCCGCGCGCACCGGGCCGACGTCCTGCTGGTCTCGCTGGGCCTGATCGACCTGGGCTTCTACACGAACGCCGAGCAGACCGCGGAGAACGTCCGCGCCTTCGTCGCCGAGGCACGCACGGGCAACCCGCGCGTGCGCCTCGTCGTGCTGCCGGTCATCCCGAACGTCCGGGCCGTGGACGACCCGCCCTTCGCCGCGCAGGTCACCCGCTTCAACGAACTCCTGGCAAAGACGGTCGCCGACCTGGACCAGCCCCGCTCCCCGCTGCTGCTGGCGTCCCCGCCGCCGTCGTACGCCATCGACCTGGACACGTACGACGGCACCCACCCGAACGCGAGCGGCGAGCACAAGATCGCCGGGGCCTTCGCGGACGCGATGCACCAGGCCTGGGACCTGGGCGCGCCGTACGGCCCGCTCTGACCCCCCCGTGTGAGCTTCGTCTCCGTGCCGCCGTCACCGTGCGTATCGTTGTACAGCGCGGCTGCACCTGACCGTGGAGCAGCCGGGGAGGAGCGCCACGATGACCGTCCTCGAAGACAGGATCGCGATGGCCGACGCCGACGCCAGCACCCCGAGCCTGGACGAATGGTTCGAGCTGCTCGAGCGTATGCCCGTCCCCGAGGGTTACCGGGTCGAGATCGTCGGGGGCAACGTCTACATGACACCGCAGCGGAGCACGCACTGGGGCATCATCCGCCGAATCGTGCGGGCCCTCGAGGACAGGTTCGGCATGGACGCCGCCGTGTTCTCAGACGTCCGCATCGATTTTCCGGGCCACGACAACGGCTTCTGCCCTGACGTCGCCCTGCTCAAGGATGCGGCCGAGGAGGACGACAGGGGCCACTGGCGATACCAGGACGTCGAGTTCGTCGCCGAGGTCATCTCCCAGGGCACGGCCGCCAACGACTACGGCCCCAAGCGCCTCGCCTACGCCGAGGCCGAGGTCCCCGTCTACTTGATCGCCGATCCGTACCAGGGGCGCTGTCACGTCCACACCGACCCCAAGGACGGCGACTACACGACCTGCACCCGGGTCGACTTCGGCACCGACGTCGACCTGACCGGCACGGTCGTCGACCTCGTCCTGAAGACGGACGACTTCCCCCGCGACTGACGGGGTCGCGCGCCCTTGCCTGGAGCGCACTCGAAGTGGTTAGCGTGCACTCCATGGAGTACACGCAGCTCGGACGCACGGGACTCAAGGTCAGCCGACTCGTCCTCGGCACGATGAACTTCGGACCGCAGACCGACGAGGCCGACAGCCACGCGATCATGGACGCGGCGCTGGACGCCGGCATCAATTTCTTCGACACCGCGAACGTCTATGGGTGGGGCGAGAACAAGGGCCGTACCGAGGAGATCATCGGCAACTGGTTCGCCAAGAGCGGTGACCGGCGCGACAAGGTCGTCCTCGCCACCAAGGTGTACGGCAACATGGGCGCCGACGGCCAGGCGTGGCCCAACCACGACAAGCTCTCCGCGCTGAACATCCGGCGCGCGGTCGACGCCAGCCTCAAGCGGCTGCAGACGGACCACATCGATCTCTACCAGTTCCACCACATCGACCGGAACACCCCGTTCGACGAGATCTGGCAGGCCATCGACGTGCTGGTGCAGCAGGGCAAGGTCCTGTACGCCGGGTCCTCCAACTTCCCCGGCTACAAGATCGCCCAGGCCAACGAGACCGCCGCCCGGCGGGGCGGCACCATCGGGCTGGTCAGCGAGCAGTGCCTCTACAACCTCTTCGAGCGCCGCGCCGAGATGGAGGTCATCCCGGCCGCGCAGGAGTACGGCCTCGGGGTCATCCCCTGGTCGCCGCTGCACGGCGGTCTGCTGGGCGGGGTGCTCAAGAAGGAGGCCGAGGGCCGTCGCCGTACCTCCGGGCGGGCCGCGGAGACCCTCGCCGACCCGGCGGCACACGCCCGCATCAAGGCCTACGAGGACCTGCTCGACAAGCACGGTCTGGAGCCCGGCGAGGCCGCCCTGGCCTGGCTGCTGACCCGGCCCGGCGTCACGGGACCGATCGTCGGCCCGCGCACGGCCGGTCAGCTGGAGTCGGCGCTGCGGGCCGTGGAGCTGGAGCTGAGTGAGGAGCTGCTGGCCGGGCTGGACGAGGTGTTCCCGGGTCCGGGGCCGTCGCCGGAGGCGTTCGCCTGGTAGAGGCCGGACAGGCGGCGCGAGGTCACCGTCCGAGCGCCGCCGCCACGGCCACGAGGACGAACATCAGCACGAGCGCACCGGCCATGATCCGGTTACGGGTTTTCGGGTCCACGCCATCGAGGTTAACCGGCGGCCCCGAACGGCCGCCGGGCGACCACCTCGTAGCGGGGCTGCTCGCCCGGTACGCCGGAGGTGGGCAGATGGCTGCGGACGACCGCCAGCTCGGCCACGGTCCAGGTGCGGCTGGTGAAGTCCGCGAGGGCCGTCACATACGGCCGGGTGTCCACGGCGGTCCGGCTGCGGGCCAGCGTCAGATGGGCCTTGTACCGGCGGTGCTCCCCCATCGGCACGCCCGCCTTCGTGGCCGCCGCCTCGCAGCGCCCCGCGAGCACGCGCAGGGCGGGCACGTCACCGCCGGCGCCCGTCCACAGGGCCCGCCCGTGCCCGAACTGGCCCCCTCCGTGCAGCGCCAGCGGGAAGGGCGCCGTCCGCCGGGCGGCCCGCTCCAGCCGGGCGGACAGGGCGGGCAGGAGGTCGTCGTCGACCTCGCCGAAGAAGGCGACGGTGAAGTGCCAGCCGGGCCGCGCGGTCCAGCGCAGCAGGTCGGCGCCGGGCAGGCTCCGCAGGGCCGCGACCTCGGTGTGCAGTTCCCGCGCCACGTCGTCCGGCGGCAGCACGGCGGCGAAGAGTCTCATGGTGCAAGTCTCGCCGCCGTGCCCGTGTCCGTCCTGGGCCGTGTCCGCAAAGTCCCGCCTGCCGCCCGGCGCCCGGCACGCCTCTCGCCGGACACGACCTATGCGGCGGTCGCCAGCTGCTCGCGCTCGCGCGGTACGAACCGCACCTTCGGGTGCCCGTGGCACCAGCCGACCGAGAGGCGCAGCCCGCCCATACGGGCCAGCACCAGGCCGACGGCGACGGCCGCGGCGGCGGTCACGGCGCCGCCCGAGGCGAGGCCCGCCCGGACGCCGTACGCGTCCGTGACCCAGCCGGCGATCGGGGCGCCGAGGGGGGCGCCGCCCATGAAGACCATCATGTAGAGGGCCATCACCCGGCCGCGCATGCTCGGGTCGGTGCCCATCTGGATGCTGCTGTTGGCGGTGACGTTGACCGTCATGCCGAACATGCCGATGGGGACCATGAGCAGGGCGAACAGCCACAGGGAGGGCGCGACGGCCGCCACGATCTCCATGGCGCCGAAGGCGACGGCCCCGGCGATCAGCACCCGCATCCGGGCCGTGCCGCGCCGGGCGGCGAGCAGCGCTCCGGCGAGGGAGCCGACGGCCATCAGGGTGTTGAAGAGGCTGTAGGAGCCGGCGCCGGCGCGGAAGACGTCGTCGGCGAAGGCGGACAGGAAGACGGGGAA containing:
- a CDS encoding ABC transporter permease, producing the protein MSALDLTGPAGRGRVYWALADCWNIVRRGLTHYHRQPVNIAWQLGFPILSVLLYGYVFGSAMKVPGGGDYQDFLMPGMFVMTMAFGFINTATVVVYDSTKGVIDRFRSMPMASSAVVAGRGVTDLIVACAELAILMLTALAMGWRPDGGWGFLAAFGLLLWLRFALIWLGVWLGLLVPNPEAAGGLFAVAFPLTMISSIFVAPQLMPDWLGWVAAWNPISSTAAATRELFGTPVGGGDSWVEQHALLMAGVWPVILTAIFLPLAVRRFQKLSR
- a CDS encoding alpha/beta hydrolase, with amino-acid sequence MRRSAAVLCGATVVLAGTLTAVPANASSPHSASTALSTAVAKVAWKKCGTDDTPTLQCGTVKVPLDYAKPRGRQITLAVSRVPHTASKSQGPLLVNPGGPGGSGLSLAEFVASSLPKEVAAQYDVIGFDPRGVGESEPALDCKPGHFDPVRPNSVPSTRALEKANVDRAKAFAKACGTKYADVLPYIDTVSAVKDMDSIRRALGASKINYFGYSYGTYLGAVYAKLYPERVRRLVLDSIVDPTGVWYEDNIQQDYAFDKRHKALMAWIAKYDATYKLGTNPKKIEAKWYAMRAALAKKPAGGKVGASELEDIFIPGGYYNGYWPTLARTFAAYVNDHDTAALVTAYDNIAAIDASGDNGYSVYAAVQCRDASWPRDWKQWRKDNWAVHEKAPFMAWNNAWYNAPCAFWPTKTLKPVNVSNSKLPPVLLFQATDDAATPYQGGVTMHRLLKNSSLVVEQGGGNHGITLSGNACLDKHLAAYLTNGKVPHGKGTVDAVCDKLPDPTPQPAARKAAGAGTLSAILGSAR
- a CDS encoding FAD-binding and (Fe-S)-binding domain-containing protein — its product is MGELERELRAAVRGEVGFDVMSRALTTMDASNYRRVPLGVVAPMDADDIAAALAVCREHRVPVVARGGGTSIAGQATGTGVVLDFTRHMDRLVSLDPQTRTAVVQPGLVLDRLQEAAAPHGLRFGPDPSTHSRCTLGGMIGNNSCGAHSVAWGTTADSVRELDVLTARGERLRLGRDWAGAPDGLRALVEGDLARLRTGFPELPRRISGYALDALLPEHGADVARSFCGSEGTLGIVTEAVVRLVPAPRARALAVLAYADESAAAEAAAGLLPLGPLTVEGMAADLVPASAALPRGGAWLFVETGGESEGEARAHAETIVRAADVVDAAVVTDPAGQRALWRLREDASGTATRMPDGTEAWPGWEDCAVPPARLGAYLREFRALLAAHGLRGAPYGHFGDGCIHIRIDFDLLTDRGVGRFRRFSEELADLVVAHGGSLSGEHGDGQARAELLPRMYGEETVRLFERAKGVWDPDDLLNPGMLVRPAPLDANLRFAVLPREPVDVAFGYPADGGDFAAAVRRCVGVAKCRTTSVGGPGVMCPSFRATGAEEHSTRGRARLLHEMLAGELVTDGWRSGEVRDALDLCLACKGCRSDCPVGVDMATYKAEFLHHHYAGRRRPAAHHSMGRLPRWLRLVDRTRTAALVNSLASVRPLAALAKRLGGIAPGRRLPRLATRTFSRWWESREKPAAPAGGELVVLWPDTFTEHLSPSVGQAAVRVLEAAGLRVALPPTVRMTPSGPGEGVAVAMDPLSVLRGRQRVCCGLTYVSTGQLDRARAVLRRTLDLMEPLLERDTPVVVLEPSCAASLRTDLPELLHDDPRAHRLAGRVLTFAEALERYAPGWAPPRIGRPAVGQTHCHQHAVLGDAPDRRLREAAGLTGGLSGGCCGLAGNFGFEKGHYDVSVACAEEQLLPAVRDAGEDAVVLADGYSCRTQLEQLAGVRGRHLAEVLAEALEQG
- the serC gene encoding phosphoserine transaminase; the encoded protein is MAEIQIPADIKPADGRFGAGPSKVRTEALDALAATGTSLLGTSHRQAPVKNLVGQVREGIKSLFSLPDGYEVILGNGGSTAFWDIATHGLIENRSQHLNFGEFSSKFAKAAKLAPWLAEPDVIVSEPGTHPEAVAQQGVDVYAFTHNETSTGVAMPIKRVAGADEGSLVLVDATSGAGGLPVDIAETDVYYFAPQKSFASDGGLWIGVFSPAAIERAERIHASGRHIPEFFSLPTAIDNSRKNQTYNTPALATLFLLNQQLEWINGQGGLDWAVRRTATSARTLYGWAEDIKYANPFVTDPAKRSQVIGTIDFTDEVDAAAVAKVLRANGIVDTEPYRKLGRNQLRVAMFPAIDPSDIEALTKCVDYVIEKL